From a single Cyclobacterium marinum DSM 745 genomic region:
- a CDS encoding carbohydrate kinase family protein, with protein MVKKIICFGEMLWDVFPKESIAGGAPMNVALHLHHLGLDVKMISKIGDDKPGRKLLTFTEKYGLSQDLIQVDKEFPTGSVLVNDGDKENIKYEIVKPVAWDHIQWNQQIDRECRIADALIFGSLAAREVESRETLFKMLDTPALKILDINLRPPFYTADLLDKLLTKADILKINEDELTLLANFYDLPNQMDAALEKLSELFSFELVCITLGSKGAAIYQDGEIINHPGYPVEVKDTVGSGDAFLAGFIYKYLGKESLEKTLDFACALGALVATFNGGTPQYQAEDIRTIMEI; from the coding sequence ATGGTTAAAAAGATAATCTGCTTTGGTGAAATGCTGTGGGATGTCTTTCCTAAGGAAAGCATTGCAGGAGGAGCACCGATGAATGTGGCCTTACACTTACATCACCTTGGATTGGATGTGAAAATGATTTCCAAAATAGGAGATGATAAACCGGGCCGAAAATTATTAACCTTTACAGAAAAATATGGCTTGTCGCAGGATCTTATTCAAGTGGATAAGGAATTCCCTACTGGAAGCGTTCTTGTCAATGATGGGGACAAGGAGAATATTAAGTATGAAATTGTAAAACCTGTAGCTTGGGATCATATTCAATGGAATCAGCAAATAGATAGAGAATGTAGAATTGCTGATGCGCTTATTTTTGGTTCACTTGCTGCTAGAGAAGTAGAAAGTCGGGAAACGCTTTTCAAAATGCTGGATACCCCTGCATTGAAAATTTTAGACATCAACCTGCGTCCCCCCTTTTATACGGCTGACTTGCTAGACAAACTATTAACCAAAGCAGACATCCTTAAAATAAACGAGGATGAACTTACTCTTTTGGCGAATTTTTATGACTTACCCAATCAGATGGATGCCGCATTGGAAAAACTAAGTGAGTTGTTTTCCTTTGAGTTGGTTTGCATTACCCTGGGAAGCAAAGGTGCAGCTATCTATCAGGATGGGGAAATTATTAATCATCCAGGATATCCTGTAGAGGTAAAAGATACTGTTGGTTCAGGGGATGCTTTTCTAGCGGGCTTTATTTATAAATACCTAGGCAAAGAGTCGCTCGAAAAAACCTTGGATTTTGCATGTGCTTTGGGAGCCTTAGTGGCCACCTTCAATGGGGGAACACCACAGTATCAAGCAGAAGACATTCGCACAATCATGGAAATATAA
- a CDS encoding sodium:solute symporter family protein: MSLIDLSIFIVYMILMLGVGFYFMRKNTGQDDYYVGGRNIGSWHIGLSVVATDVGGGFSVGLGGLGFMMGLSGSWMLFTGLLGAWMAAVLLIPKVRSNPAFENFYTLPQIFQHLFDKKVGIAAAVISFVGYLGFTSSQLLAGAKLASGTFPALDLNMALLIMGIIAVVYTVLGGLKAVIYTDTIQWIVLMAGFIFIGLPISYFHVGGWEAIRSTLPDEYFSLTNLSWQDFANWGITILPIWFVGMTLYQRIFASADVKSAKKAWFIAGLFEWPIMAFMGVSLGLLAKVAFEQGLIVESLDTLDPEMGLPILLSTVLPPGIMGLMMSAYFSAVLSTADSCLMAASGNLTTDLFGKILKTKDDKFVMRISQLFTLLIGIVALVIALQMTNVLELMLYSYAFMVSGLFVPIIAGLFWNMRSPKAALASMIIGGVTTAALSLMKFPLPFGLDPNFFGVFASLAVFLLVFRIDK; this comes from the coding sequence ATGTCACTTATAGATTTATCTATTTTTATCGTCTACATGATTTTAATGCTTGGAGTAGGCTTTTATTTTATGAGAAAGAATACCGGCCAGGATGACTACTATGTGGGTGGGCGGAATATAGGAAGTTGGCACATAGGACTCTCTGTTGTGGCCACTGATGTTGGGGGAGGCTTTTCAGTGGGTTTAGGTGGGCTAGGCTTTATGATGGGCTTGTCCGGTAGCTGGATGCTTTTTACAGGGCTTTTAGGTGCCTGGATGGCTGCAGTATTGTTAATACCAAAGGTACGATCCAACCCTGCCTTTGAGAATTTTTATACTTTACCTCAAATTTTCCAACATTTATTTGATAAGAAGGTGGGGATTGCCGCTGCCGTTATTTCCTTTGTGGGGTACTTGGGATTTACCTCCTCCCAATTGCTAGCCGGGGCAAAATTAGCCTCAGGCACCTTTCCTGCCCTCGATTTAAATATGGCACTTCTTATCATGGGTATCATTGCAGTGGTGTATACAGTACTAGGAGGGTTAAAAGCTGTGATTTATACAGATACTATTCAGTGGATTGTCTTGATGGCAGGCTTTATTTTTATAGGACTGCCAATATCTTATTTTCATGTGGGTGGCTGGGAAGCTATCAGAAGTACATTGCCGGATGAATATTTTTCACTTACCAACTTAAGCTGGCAAGACTTTGCCAATTGGGGCATTACCATTTTGCCTATTTGGTTTGTGGGGATGACCTTGTACCAAAGGATATTTGCAAGCGCAGATGTGAAGTCAGCCAAAAAAGCCTGGTTTATAGCCGGGTTGTTTGAATGGCCTATCATGGCATTTATGGGTGTTTCTTTGGGTTTATTGGCAAAAGTGGCCTTTGAACAAGGGCTTATTGTGGAAAGTTTGGATACCCTTGATCCGGAAATGGGATTGCCAATTTTATTAAGCACTGTTTTACCTCCCGGGATAATGGGCCTGATGATGTCTGCTTATTTTTCTGCGGTGTTATCTACTGCCGATTCTTGTCTTATGGCTGCCTCCGGAAATCTAACCACAGATTTATTTGGGAAAATACTCAAAACCAAGGATGATAAATTCGTGATGCGGATCAGTCAACTGTTTACCTTGCTAATAGGTATCGTCGCTCTTGTAATAGCCCTTCAAATGACCAATGTATTAGAACTGATGCTTTATTCCTATGCTTTTATGGTGTCGGGTCTTTTTGTACCAATTATTGCTGGCTTATTTTGGAACATGAGATCTCCAAAAGCAGCTTTGGCATCGATGATTATAGGAGGAGTAACTACCGCAGCATTGTCTTTGATGAAATTTCCCCTGCCATTTGGTCTTGATCCTAACTTTTTTGGCGTTTTTGCATCTTTAGCAGTGTTTTTGCTTGTTTTTAGGATTGATAAATGA
- a CDS encoding GNAT family N-acetyltransferase, with amino-acid sequence MLTLETLSAIDNATYLQKNEIADFLFEHLEQYGDPKEDIMKCLDYALDQAGDKGGFSVLAREEGEIVGAVIVNKTGMSGYIPENILVYIAVDASQRGKGVGKKLMKTAIDMAHGDIALHVEPDNPAKILYEKLGFTNKYLEMRLKK; translated from the coding sequence ATGCTTACCTTAGAAACACTATCGGCTATTGATAATGCCACTTACTTACAAAAGAATGAAATTGCCGACTTTTTATTTGAGCACCTAGAGCAATACGGTGATCCAAAAGAAGATATTATGAAATGTCTGGATTACGCACTAGATCAAGCGGGAGACAAAGGTGGTTTTTCAGTATTGGCGCGTGAAGAAGGTGAAATAGTTGGCGCAGTGATCGTTAATAAGACCGGCATGTCAGGTTATATTCCTGAAAATATCCTTGTTTATATAGCAGTGGATGCCTCACAAAGAGGTAAAGGAGTAGGTAAAAAGCTTATGAAAACAGCCATTGATATGGCTCATGGTGATATAGCCCTTCATGTTGAACCGGATAATCCGGCAAAAATTCTTTATGAAAAATTAGGCTTTACTAACAAATACCTAGAAATGAGGTTGAAAAAATAA
- a CDS encoding T9SS C-terminal target domain-containing protein — protein sequence MKYCYFLLGFTALMLSATSSYATHIRAGEIIAERVSTQTLTYKITVVGYTDTRSSVVFGPGEIDFGDGRVEVLNTESDITSTENLGNDIEKNTFVITHTYQGPGTYTIRFMEFNRNANTLNMDQSVDTPFYIETMINIDPFLGVNNSPVLTIAPVDNGAVNQTYIHNPGAYDPDGDSLAYVLDIPKQAFQRQVNNYRSPASSEFSFTRQDGSTPPILELDPVTGDLIWDAPGIAGQYNVAFRIEEWRLVAGEWTRIGYVLRDMQIIVENTDNRRPELIMPDDICVEAGTEITEIFQGMDPDGDPILIEVFGDPIEITSSPASYNPISTFQSSPGIVNFQWQTVCSHVRARTYQVRVRIADDPDSGPSLVDIKTWNITVVAPPPSFFGIEQAPGRSVNLEWDPYSCANTAETMQVWRRINSDNYEPDSCETGIRPGYELVGTTSMDEVEFLDNNNGMGLSPGNTYCYRLVAAFPAPRSGESYVSDEICITIDVDVPLITNVSVEKTSTDEGEILVRWTPPYDIDTQLYPGPYTYQLLRSEGFSGTNDRTSLITTSDTVFTDSNINTENLVYNYQVILLSQGVKTDSSNTASSVRLEPTIINEAIELSWDFEVSWNNEVAQYPHQVYRNRTDANAADEDTFVLIGEVDVTQNGFVFLDDGSHNGVPLDTEKEYCYYVITNGDYNLDILEYPLANKSQVVCAKPDDDRLPCPPVLSYEGPECEAFLADKPCNFSDFYHDLSWDPDFSGNCDTELNGYKIYFSETGEEGTFSFVKDVSVINNETRIEGLNELKGCYYITAIDRSGNESEPSNIVCIDNCPYYELPNVFTPNGDNVNETFQAFDNPYAKCPRFVEAVAIKIYNRWGVLVHDYNSAQASENNIFINWDGKDQNGNDLPSGTYYYEAIILFDVLDANRRQQKIKGTVQLMK from the coding sequence ATGAAATATTGTTACTTTCTTTTGGGCTTTACAGCCTTGATGCTAAGCGCTACCTCTTCTTATGCCACCCACATTAGAGCCGGAGAGATCATTGCCGAAAGAGTTTCTACTCAAACATTGACTTATAAAATAACAGTTGTAGGCTATACCGATACCCGCTCCTCTGTGGTTTTTGGTCCAGGAGAAATAGACTTTGGAGATGGTAGAGTAGAAGTGCTTAACACTGAAAGTGACATTACGAGTACAGAAAACTTGGGAAATGACATTGAAAAAAACACTTTTGTAATTACCCATACCTACCAGGGCCCCGGAACTTACACCATCCGATTCATGGAATTTAACCGGAATGCGAATACCTTAAACATGGATCAATCCGTTGACACCCCTTTTTATATTGAAACCATGATAAATATTGACCCCTTCTTAGGTGTCAATAACTCTCCGGTCCTTACCATTGCCCCTGTAGACAATGGTGCTGTTAATCAAACCTATATTCACAACCCGGGAGCTTATGATCCTGATGGCGACAGTTTAGCTTATGTTTTGGATATCCCCAAACAAGCATTTCAACGTCAAGTAAACAATTACAGAAGCCCTGCATCAAGTGAATTTAGCTTCACGAGACAAGATGGTTCTACTCCTCCCATTTTAGAATTAGACCCTGTTACCGGAGATTTAATTTGGGATGCCCCAGGCATTGCAGGTCAATACAATGTAGCCTTTCGAATTGAAGAATGGCGTCTAGTAGCAGGGGAATGGACACGGATAGGCTATGTTTTGCGAGACATGCAAATAATCGTCGAAAACACCGACAATCGAAGACCTGAATTGATTATGCCGGATGATATTTGTGTAGAAGCCGGTACTGAAATAACAGAAATTTTTCAAGGAATGGACCCTGATGGAGATCCTATTTTAATTGAGGTCTTTGGAGACCCTATTGAAATCACTTCCTCTCCGGCTAGCTATAATCCCATTTCGACCTTTCAGTCCTCTCCCGGCATTGTTAATTTCCAATGGCAAACTGTATGTAGTCATGTAAGGGCCCGAACCTATCAGGTAAGGGTGAGGATTGCAGATGATCCGGATTCCGGTCCCTCCTTGGTGGACATTAAAACATGGAACATCACAGTAGTGGCTCCACCCCCTAGTTTCTTTGGGATTGAACAAGCACCGGGGAGATCAGTCAATTTGGAGTGGGATCCATATTCCTGTGCCAACACAGCAGAAACCATGCAGGTTTGGAGAAGGATCAATAGCGATAATTATGAACCTGACTCATGTGAAACAGGCATTAGACCTGGATATGAGCTGGTAGGCACTACAAGCATGGACGAAGTCGAATTTCTTGACAATAACAATGGTATGGGTTTAAGTCCCGGAAATACTTATTGTTACCGATTAGTGGCAGCCTTTCCGGCCCCGAGAAGTGGTGAAAGTTATGTGTCAGATGAAATTTGTATAACCATAGATGTAGACGTACCACTCATCACCAATGTAAGTGTAGAAAAAACCAGTACAGACGAAGGTGAAATTTTAGTGAGATGGACACCTCCGTATGACATTGACACCCAGTTGTATCCCGGACCTTACACTTATCAATTGCTGCGAAGTGAAGGATTTTCCGGTACCAATGACCGAACTTCACTAATCACCACCAGCGATACCGTATTCACAGACAGTAATATCAATACTGAAAATCTGGTGTACAATTATCAAGTAATCCTACTCTCTCAGGGAGTAAAAACAGATTCATCCAATACAGCCTCCTCAGTGAGACTAGAACCCACCATTATCAATGAAGCCATTGAGTTAAGTTGGGATTTTGAAGTTTCTTGGAACAATGAAGTTGCCCAATACCCGCATCAGGTTTACAGGAATAGGACGGATGCAAATGCAGCGGATGAAGACACCTTTGTATTGATCGGGGAAGTGGATGTTACACAGAATGGTTTTGTTTTCCTTGATGACGGAAGTCATAACGGAGTACCTTTGGATACCGAAAAGGAGTATTGCTATTATGTAATTACAAATGGAGATTATAATTTAGACATATTGGAATACCCCTTGGCCAATAAATCACAGGTTGTATGTGCAAAACCTGATGATGACAGATTGCCTTGCCCTCCGGTACTTTCCTACGAAGGACCTGAATGCGAAGCCTTTTTAGCAGACAAGCCTTGCAATTTTAGTGACTTCTATCATGACTTAAGTTGGGATCCTGACTTCTCAGGCAATTGTGATACAGAGTTAAATGGCTACAAGATTTATTTCTCTGAAACAGGAGAAGAGGGCACCTTTAGCTTCGTAAAAGATGTTTCGGTAATCAACAATGAAACGAGGATTGAAGGCCTAAATGAACTGAAGGGTTGTTATTATATTACAGCCATTGACCGGTCTGGAAATGAAAGTGAGCCAAGCAATATCGTTTGTATTGATAATTGTCCATATTATGAGCTTCCAAATGTTTTCACGCCAAATGGAGACAATGTGAACGAAACCTTTCAAGCTTTTGACAATCCTTATGCCAAGTGCCCAAGGTTTGTAGAAGCTGTTGCCATCAAAATCTATAACAGATGGGGTGTATTGGTACATGATTACAACAGTGCACAGGCTTCAGAGAACAATATTTTCATCAATTGGGATGGTAAAGACCAAAATGGTAATGATCTTCCTTCTGGCACCTATTACTATGAAGCAATCATTCTTTTTGATGTCTTGGACGCAAACCGTAGGCAGCAAAAAATCAAAGGCACTGTTCAACTGATGAAATAA
- a CDS encoding succinate dehydrogenase/fumarate reductase iron-sulfur subunit → MNLTLKVWRQQNPSDKGGFKEYKLSGISADMSFLEMLDVLNEDLSEKGEDPVHFDHDCREGICGMCSLYINGQPHGPTQTTTCQLHMRSFKDGDTITIEPWRANAFPIIKDLVVDRGSFDRIIQSGGYVSVNTGGVPDANEIPIPKIIADEAFDSATCIGCGACVAACKNASAMLFVSAKVSQLALLPQGKVEKRERAEKMVAQMDQEGFGACTNTGACSAECPKEIDLSNIARLNREYFAASLSTDES, encoded by the coding sequence ATGAATCTTACATTAAAAGTGTGGAGGCAACAAAACCCGTCTGATAAAGGGGGTTTTAAAGAATATAAATTAAGTGGAATTTCTGCAGATATGTCTTTCTTGGAAATGTTAGACGTTTTGAATGAAGACCTTTCAGAAAAGGGGGAAGACCCTGTTCATTTTGACCATGACTGTAGGGAAGGTATTTGTGGAATGTGTTCATTGTATATCAACGGACAACCACATGGGCCAACCCAGACCACTACATGTCAATTGCACATGCGTTCTTTCAAAGATGGAGATACCATCACCATAGAACCATGGAGAGCCAATGCTTTTCCTATTATTAAGGATTTGGTTGTTGACAGAGGTTCCTTTGATAGGATCATACAGTCAGGAGGGTACGTTTCGGTTAATACCGGCGGTGTTCCTGATGCCAATGAAATTCCTATTCCAAAAATCATTGCTGACGAAGCTTTTGATTCGGCCACTTGTATTGGTTGTGGAGCTTGTGTGGCAGCTTGTAAAAATGCTTCTGCCATGTTGTTTGTCTCTGCCAAAGTTTCTCAACTGGCACTATTGCCTCAAGGGAAAGTTGAAAAAAGGGAGCGTGCTGAAAAAATGGTTGCCCAGATGGACCAAGAGGGGTTTGGAGCATGTACCAATACAGGCGCTTGTTCGGCCGAATGTCCTAAAGAAATTGACTTAAGTAATATTGCTAGACTGAATCGGGAATATTTTGCTGCCTCTCTTAGTACCGATGAAAGCTAA
- a CDS encoding alanine racemase, giving the protein MAYLNLYRDKLKSNFEFLKKEFNTYEVSWGVVSKILCGNRMYLQELIDMGAREIHDSRISNLAKVKELNPDVQTVYIKPPSKRNLGDVVRYADVSLNSELNTIRWISEEAVKQNKSHKIIIMVETGDLREGVMGDHLLDFYAKVFDLPNLEIIGLGTNLNCLNGVLPSADKLIQLSLYKQIIELKFNKKIPWVSAGTSVTIPLMLRKQLPKGVNHFRIGETLYFGVDLVEEKTIEGMHDNVFELFAEIIEMQEKPLLPTGTLASNPQGEILEIDESLYGKSSYRAILDLGLLDVDPKYLLPDDGAFEILGASSDMIIINLGENPKKYKVGDLIKFQLKYMGALAILNSSYIEKRVV; this is encoded by the coding sequence ATGGCATATTTAAATCTATACAGAGATAAGCTCAAATCAAACTTTGAATTTCTAAAAAAAGAATTTAATACTTACGAGGTTTCATGGGGGGTGGTGTCCAAAATCCTTTGTGGAAACCGTATGTATCTGCAAGAGCTCATAGACATGGGAGCTAGGGAAATCCATGATTCACGAATTAGTAACCTCGCAAAAGTAAAAGAACTAAACCCTGATGTTCAAACGGTATATATCAAACCTCCTTCAAAAAGAAATCTTGGAGATGTGGTGAGGTATGCAGATGTTAGCCTAAATAGCGAGTTAAATACCATTCGATGGATAAGTGAGGAAGCTGTCAAGCAGAATAAAAGCCACAAAATAATCATAATGGTAGAAACAGGCGACCTTAGGGAGGGGGTAATGGGAGACCATCTTCTTGATTTTTATGCCAAAGTTTTTGACCTTCCAAACCTTGAGATCATCGGGCTGGGAACCAATTTGAACTGCTTAAATGGGGTTCTTCCATCTGCAGATAAGTTGATACAACTTTCGCTTTACAAGCAAATTATTGAATTGAAATTCAATAAAAAGATACCTTGGGTGTCCGCAGGTACTTCCGTCACCATTCCTCTTATGTTACGCAAACAATTACCTAAAGGAGTTAACCATTTTAGAATTGGAGAGACCCTTTATTTTGGAGTGGATCTGGTGGAGGAAAAAACGATTGAAGGGATGCATGACAATGTATTCGAATTGTTTGCCGAAATCATAGAAATGCAGGAGAAACCTTTGCTTCCTACCGGTACTTTGGCTTCTAACCCTCAAGGCGAGATATTGGAAATTGATGAATCCCTTTATGGGAAATCTTCCTATCGGGCAATATTAGATCTGGGACTTTTGGATGTAGATCCTAAATACTTATTACCAGACGATGGGGCCTTTGAAATTTTAGGTGCTAGTTCAGATATGATTATAATAAATCTTGGAGAGAACCCTAAGAAATATAAAGTAGGCGACCTGATAAAATTTCAACTTAAATACATGGGGGCACTGGCCATCCTAAACTCCAGTTATATCGAAAAAAGAGTAGTTTAA
- a CDS encoding succinate dehydrogenase cytochrome b subunit, with translation MSWVSKTLNSTLGKKILMALTGLFLILFLVVHLAGNLQLIFPDEGKSFNIYAETMATNPLIRVVSILNFGFILLHAVYAVILTRHNKKSRPIGYAVSKASENSTWSSRSMGILGTLIFIFLLVHLRGFWYELKFGEVPMVTYDGVSYKDSFAIVSAAYQNILYVIFYVVSMGVLAFHLSHGFASAFQTLGINHTKYTPFIKKLGLAFAIIVPALFALIPIVMFIQGS, from the coding sequence ATGAGTTGGGTATCTAAAACCTTAAATAGTACGCTGGGCAAAAAAATATTGATGGCCCTAACGGGATTATTTCTTATTTTGTTTCTTGTGGTTCACCTTGCCGGTAACCTACAATTGATTTTCCCGGATGAGGGGAAGTCATTTAACATCTATGCAGAAACAATGGCAACGAATCCTTTAATCAGAGTTGTTTCAATTTTAAACTTTGGTTTTATTCTCCTCCATGCGGTGTATGCGGTTATTCTTACGCGACACAATAAGAAATCCAGGCCTATAGGCTATGCCGTTTCAAAAGCTTCAGAGAATAGCACTTGGAGCTCCAGAAGTATGGGGATTCTGGGAACTTTGATTTTCATTTTCCTTTTGGTTCACCTGAGAGGTTTTTGGTATGAATTGAAGTTTGGTGAGGTGCCGATGGTTACTTATGATGGTGTGAGTTATAAAGATAGCTTTGCCATTGTATCAGCTGCCTACCAAAATATACTTTATGTGATTTTTTACGTGGTAAGTATGGGTGTTTTGGCATTTCACTTATCGCATGGTTTTGCGAGTGCTTTTCAAACTTTAGGAATTAATCATACAAAATACACCCCTTTTATCAAGAAGCTGGGATTGGCATTTGCCATAATAGTTCCTGCCTTGTTTGCGTTGATTCCCATTGTGATGTTTATTCAGGGAAGCTAA
- a CDS encoding fumarate reductase/succinate dehydrogenase flavoprotein subunit, with protein sequence MKLDSKIPNGPLADKWTNHKFNVKLVNPANKRKYNIIVVGTGLAGASAAASLAELGYNVQAFCFQDSPRRAHSIAAQGGINAAKNYQNDGDSVFRLFYDTIKGGDYRSREANVYRLAQVSVNIIDQCVAQGVPFAREYGGLLANRSFGGAQVSRTFYARGQTGQQLLLGAYSALSRQVANGKVKLYPRTEMMDVVTIDGKAKGIVTRNLITGAIESHSGDAVLLCTGGYGNVFFLSTNAMGSNVTAAWRAHKKGAYFSNPCYTQIHPTCIPVSGDHQSKLTLMSESLRNDGRVWVPKTVEMAEKLRKKEIAPKDIKDEDRDYYLETKYPSFGNLVPRDVASRNAKYVCDDGRGVNETGEAVFLDFRDAILRDGEDAVRGKYGNLFDMYEKITGENPYQTPMKIYPAVHYTMGGLWVDYNLMTNVSGLYALGEANFSDHGANRLGASALMQGLADGYFVIPYTIGDYLANHPNEKVSVDHPEFKKCEDEVKAKIQKLLSINGSKTVDHFHKKLGKIMWNYCGMARNAAGLTKAKEMIKELKKEFWSDVKVLGTGEELNLSLEKAHRVADFLELGELMVVDALHREESCGGHFREEYQTPEGEALRDDEKFAYVAAWEYAGEEKEEILNKEDLVFENVKLTQRSYK encoded by the coding sequence ATGAAACTTGATTCAAAAATACCCAATGGTCCTTTGGCTGATAAATGGACCAATCATAAGTTTAACGTTAAGTTGGTCAATCCGGCCAATAAAAGAAAATACAATATTATAGTGGTAGGTACCGGTTTGGCCGGGGCCTCAGCGGCGGCTTCTCTTGCCGAATTGGGATACAATGTACAGGCTTTTTGCTTTCAAGACAGTCCTAGAAGAGCTCATTCCATTGCTGCCCAGGGAGGGATAAATGCTGCTAAGAATTATCAAAATGACGGTGATTCAGTCTTCCGCTTATTTTATGACACCATCAAAGGTGGGGATTACCGTTCTAGAGAAGCCAATGTGTATCGTCTAGCTCAGGTATCTGTAAATATCATTGACCAGTGTGTAGCACAAGGGGTGCCATTTGCAAGAGAATACGGTGGCTTATTGGCCAATAGATCTTTTGGTGGTGCTCAGGTGTCTAGGACCTTTTATGCCAGAGGCCAAACAGGACAGCAATTGTTGTTGGGTGCTTATTCTGCCTTGAGCCGTCAGGTAGCCAACGGTAAGGTAAAGCTATATCCAAGAACAGAGATGATGGATGTGGTGACTATCGATGGTAAAGCCAAAGGTATAGTTACAAGAAACCTCATTACAGGTGCCATTGAGTCTCATAGTGGAGATGCTGTGTTGCTTTGTACTGGTGGCTATGGCAATGTGTTTTTCCTGTCTACCAACGCCATGGGGTCCAATGTGACAGCAGCTTGGAGGGCACATAAAAAAGGAGCTTACTTCAGCAACCCATGTTACACTCAAATTCACCCTACATGTATACCTGTTTCAGGTGACCATCAGTCTAAGTTGACCCTCATGTCTGAATCATTAAGGAATGATGGACGTGTATGGGTACCCAAGACGGTGGAGATGGCTGAAAAATTAAGGAAAAAAGAAATAGCTCCGAAGGACATCAAAGATGAAGACCGAGACTATTACTTGGAAACAAAATATCCATCGTTTGGTAACCTAGTGCCAAGGGATGTAGCATCAAGAAATGCAAAATATGTTTGTGATGATGGCCGAGGAGTTAACGAAACCGGAGAAGCAGTATTCCTAGATTTCAGAGATGCTATTTTAAGAGATGGAGAAGATGCGGTGAGAGGAAAATATGGCAACTTGTTTGACATGTACGAGAAAATCACCGGGGAAAATCCATACCAAACGCCAATGAAGATTTATCCGGCAGTCCATTATACTATGGGAGGTCTTTGGGTAGATTATAATTTAATGACCAATGTGTCCGGTTTGTATGCTCTGGGAGAGGCTAATTTCTCTGATCATGGGGCCAACCGCCTAGGAGCATCTGCTCTTATGCAAGGATTAGCAGATGGTTACTTTGTTATCCCTTATACCATTGGTGATTACTTGGCAAACCATCCAAATGAAAAAGTGTCTGTAGATCATCCTGAGTTCAAAAAATGTGAGGATGAAGTAAAAGCCAAGATTCAGAAATTGTTAAGCATCAACGGTAGTAAAACTGTAGATCATTTCCACAAAAAATTAGGTAAGATCATGTGGAATTATTGTGGAATGGCTAGGAATGCGGCAGGCCTTACCAAAGCAAAAGAAATGATCAAAGAACTGAAAAAAGAGTTTTGGTCTGATGTGAAAGTTCTTGGTACCGGTGAGGAGCTTAACCTTTCTCTAGAAAAAGCACATAGAGTGGCTGATTTCTTAGAATTAGGAGAGCTAATGGTAGTGGATGCCTTGCATCGAGAAGAGTCTTGTGGTGGTCATTTCAGAGAAGAGTATCAAACTCCTGAAGGAGAAGCTTTGAGAGATGATGAGAAATTTGCCTATGTAGCTGCTTGGGAGTACGCAGGTGAAGAGAAAGAAGAAATCTTGAATAAAGAGGATCTTGTTTTTGAAAACGTTAAGCTTACACAGAGAAGCTACAAATAA
- a CDS encoding porin family protein translates to MKKLGLLLSLLLIGTVAVQAQSKSGLGVRGGANFFTWGGSDVNSNDYNNRVGFHAGIYGNGFVSERFSIEPGLYYSVKGTQNDDMVNSRAVLDYVELPVLFRIYATDGVNLFFGPQASVLVGSSFEADALGNTYGWDTDSINDFDAAVVVGVGYNLPKGFNLQASYDFGINPVFKDSDASVYNRGFKLSAGISF, encoded by the coding sequence ATGAAGAAACTAGGATTATTATTATCGCTTTTGTTAATAGGAACTGTGGCAGTTCAAGCGCAGAGTAAATCTGGGCTCGGTGTTAGAGGTGGAGCAAATTTTTTCACATGGGGAGGATCGGATGTAAATAGCAATGATTACAATAATCGTGTAGGTTTTCATGCCGGTATTTATGGAAATGGCTTTGTATCAGAAAGATTTTCAATTGAACCGGGATTGTATTATTCGGTAAAAGGTACTCAAAATGATGACATGGTCAATTCAAGGGCTGTTTTAGATTATGTAGAGTTACCAGTATTGTTTAGGATTTATGCTACTGATGGAGTAAACTTGTTTTTTGGACCCCAGGCCTCAGTATTGGTAGGTTCAAGTTTTGAGGCAGATGCTTTGGGAAATACCTACGGCTGGGATACAGACAGTATTAATGATTTTGACGCTGCAGTAGTTGTAGGTGTAGGGTATAATTTGCCAAAAGGTTTTAACCTACAAGCCAGTTATGATTTTGGTATCAACCCTGTTTTCAAAGATTCGGATGCCTCAGTATATAACAGAGGGTTTAAATTGTCCGCAGGAATTAGCTTCTAG